A region from the Candidatus Electrothrix scaldis genome encodes:
- a CDS encoding DNA translocase FtsK 4TM domain-containing protein, protein MASIPRLAADEKKIYQEIIAISCLFLGIFLFLSLVSYVLPIFAAQAILPTAEGNWCGGVGFYTAFYLFSFVGVISFFPVLLLFYVAVAVFTVSATLDRLPYIIAGGTGTLLAASGLLAGAEQIFFPAEFILPGGYLGDLLRSALEGALGVVGSVLILVLALIYSLMASIRFSPLASALWFWEQTPLVIEKVVASKEWTGDKLITWKEERQKRLAERPAPLKINKPFTALLEPRSEKKETRIAEAGPANSQKGPTVHEPVRRETVMGSDNTSSAIKPSSGRAGIFQPPPISLLEKNTQGDLEVDRQHYYKVSEKLVAKLLDFSVQGEVVGVSPGPVVTTYEFSPAAGVKINKVVNLADDLAMVLKVDRVRVVGSIPGKAAIGIEIPNPERRTVFFRDILLSNAYRRSASFLTVALGYDVIGKPAVADLAKMPHLLIAGATGAGKSVAINAFICSILYKATPDMVRLLMIDPKRIELSVYEGIPHLLHPVVVEPKMASRALIWAVREMERRYRLLEEHRVKSFTSYNEIATEKLPYIVIIVDELADLMMVASKDVETSIARLAQMARAAGMHIILATQRPSVDVLTGLIKANFPTRISFKVSSKVDSRTILDSSGAEHLLGLGDMLFLPPGAAKLKRIHGAFISEEETERIIAFLKEQGAAEYDESVLQMVEDEPTGSEDGEAEYDEKYDEAVAVVTETGQASISMVQRRLRVGYNRAARMIEMMERDGVVGPSDGSKPREVLARGDYS, encoded by the coding sequence ATGGCATCTATACCCCGTCTTGCAGCGGATGAAAAAAAAATATATCAGGAGATAATAGCAATATCCTGCCTTTTTCTTGGCATTTTCCTTTTTCTTAGTTTGGTCAGCTATGTCTTACCCATCTTTGCCGCACAGGCCATCTTACCTACGGCAGAAGGCAATTGGTGCGGAGGCGTTGGGTTCTATACCGCCTTTTACCTCTTTTCCTTTGTCGGGGTGATTTCTTTTTTCCCTGTCCTCCTTCTTTTCTATGTAGCTGTTGCTGTCTTTACTGTTTCGGCAACCCTGGATCGTCTTCCCTATATCATTGCCGGTGGCACCGGAACCCTTCTTGCCGCTTCCGGTTTGCTTGCCGGGGCTGAACAGATTTTCTTTCCGGCAGAATTTATTCTGCCTGGTGGTTATTTGGGCGATCTGCTGCGTAGTGCTTTGGAAGGGGCCTTGGGAGTGGTCGGCTCCGTCCTTATCCTGGTTCTTGCTCTGATCTATTCCCTCATGGCCTCAATCCGTTTTTCTCCTCTGGCTTCGGCGCTGTGGTTTTGGGAACAGACTCCTCTGGTGATAGAAAAGGTCGTGGCTAGTAAGGAGTGGACAGGAGATAAACTCATTACCTGGAAGGAAGAACGGCAGAAACGATTGGCTGAACGACCGGCTCCTTTAAAGATCAATAAGCCGTTTACAGCGCTGCTGGAGCCGCGAAGCGAAAAGAAAGAGACAAGGATAGCAGAAGCAGGCCCGGCGAACTCGCAAAAGGGACCAACTGTCCATGAGCCGGTCAGGCGTGAGACGGTGATGGGGTCGGATAACACTTCCTCAGCAATAAAACCCTCTTCAGGGCGAGCAGGGATATTTCAGCCGCCGCCAATTTCTCTGCTTGAAAAGAATACTCAGGGAGATCTGGAAGTTGACCGACAGCATTATTATAAGGTCAGTGAAAAGCTGGTTGCCAAACTCCTGGATTTTTCAGTCCAGGGAGAGGTTGTCGGGGTGTCCCCAGGTCCGGTGGTTACGACCTACGAATTTTCCCCGGCTGCCGGGGTGAAAATTAATAAGGTGGTGAATCTGGCTGATGACTTGGCAATGGTTCTTAAGGTGGACCGGGTTAGGGTGGTGGGGTCCATTCCTGGGAAGGCGGCCATCGGTATTGAAATTCCTAACCCGGAACGAAGGACGGTGTTCTTTCGCGATATTTTATTGAGCAACGCCTATCGCCGTTCCGCCTCCTTCCTGACAGTAGCCTTAGGGTATGATGTTATTGGTAAACCGGCTGTAGCAGATTTGGCCAAAATGCCCCATCTGCTCATTGCCGGTGCCACAGGTGCCGGTAAATCTGTCGCTATTAATGCCTTTATCTGCTCTATCCTCTATAAGGCGACCCCGGACATGGTTCGCCTGCTCATGATTGATCCGAAAAGAATTGAGCTTTCTGTCTACGAGGGGATCCCTCATCTCCTCCATCCGGTGGTGGTTGAGCCGAAAATGGCGAGTCGAGCCCTGATATGGGCTGTGCGTGAGATGGAACGGCGCTATCGTTTATTGGAGGAACACAGGGTTAAATCCTTTACCTCCTATAATGAAATCGCCACAGAAAAGCTGCCCTACATCGTCATTATTGTCGATGAGTTGGCGGATTTGATGATGGTGGCTTCAAAGGATGTGGAAACCTCTATCGCCCGTTTGGCCCAGATGGCTCGGGCCGCTGGTATGCATATCATTCTGGCGACTCAGCGTCCTTCGGTAGACGTGCTCACCGGTTTGATTAAGGCAAACTTTCCTACCAGGATTTCTTTTAAAGTTTCTTCCAAGGTGGATTCAAGAACCATTCTGGATAGTTCCGGGGCTGAACATCTCCTTGGGCTTGGTGACATGCTCTTTCTTCCGCCAGGGGCAGCGAAGTTAAAGCGTATCCACGGGGCATTTATTTCTGAAGAGGAGACCGAGCGGATCATTGCCTTTCTGAAAGAACAAGGTGCCGCAGAGTATGATGAAAGCGTGCTTCAGATGGTGGAGGACGAACCGACAGGCAGTGAGGACGGGGAAGCAGAATACGATGAAAAATATGACGAGGCAGTTGCTGTAGTCACAGAAACTGGCCAAGCCTCTATCTCTATGGTGCAGCGACGACTGCGGGTAGGGTATAACCGGGCCGCCCGGATGATCGAGATGATGGAACGGGATGGGGTGGTCGGTCCTTCTGACGGCTCCAAACCCAGGGAGGTGCTTGCCCGAGGGGATTATTCCTGA
- a CDS encoding ABC transporter substrate binding protein, whose protein sequence is MRRAHVVMALVLSFLFITILWGGGTALHAEDHTGPVSKQGKKWRIGYLEGNEKDEYADYLRAVVKGLIELDWVQPIFIPKNSSTLYLWKWISSNVQSEYIEFVDDAYWSGLHDEELRARNKRVAIERLNTVHDLDLMIAMGTYAGEDLANDLHHTATIVMNASNPIESKIVQGIEFSGRQHIHALVEPNRYKDQLELFHRTFKFHTLGIVYVDSPEGRAFAAIDDAKEVARKLEFSLEPCVIPSDRPDVLQRVAECHEILAPKIDAMYMTSHLGIQPEDMQGLIKPFWEYHIPTLSQTGDWEVEYGALMSMNRPDYADVGMFQAKVMAQIFHGVPPGEIIQIFQNPRDESIALNLKVAQRIKFNPAWQILAAAEPMYKDIKVVKSE, encoded by the coding sequence ATGAGAAGGGCTCATGTTGTGATGGCATTGGTTCTGTCCTTTCTGTTTATTACCATCCTGTGGGGGGGAGGTACTGCCCTGCATGCGGAGGATCATACAGGACCTGTAAGTAAGCAGGGGAAAAAATGGCGTATCGGTTATTTGGAAGGAAACGAAAAAGATGAATATGCCGATTATCTGCGGGCAGTTGTCAAAGGACTTATTGAATTAGATTGGGTACAGCCTATTTTTATTCCCAAAAATTCTTCCACCTTATATCTCTGGAAATGGATATCCTCCAATGTCCAGAGTGAGTATATTGAGTTTGTCGATGATGCCTATTGGAGTGGACTTCACGATGAAGAGTTGAGAGCCAGGAATAAGCGTGTAGCCATAGAGCGCCTGAATACAGTGCATGACCTGGATTTGATGATTGCTATGGGCACCTATGCTGGTGAGGATCTTGCTAATGATCTCCATCATACAGCGACCATAGTGATGAATGCCAGCAATCCCATTGAATCAAAGATCGTTCAGGGAATAGAATTTTCCGGGCGCCAGCATATTCATGCCTTGGTTGAACCCAATCGCTATAAGGATCAGCTGGAGCTTTTTCATCGAACCTTTAAATTTCATACCCTGGGTATTGTTTATGTGGATAGCCCAGAGGGAAGGGCTTTTGCTGCCATAGATGATGCGAAAGAGGTTGCCAGGAAATTAGAATTTTCCTTGGAGCCATGCGTAATTCCTTCTGATAGACCGGATGTACTGCAGCGGGTTGCTGAATGTCATGAAATATTGGCACCAAAAATAGATGCGATGTATATGACCTCCCACCTCGGGATTCAACCCGAGGATATGCAGGGCTTGATCAAGCCTTTTTGGGAATATCATATTCCTACCTTATCTCAAACAGGCGATTGGGAGGTAGAGTATGGTGCTTTGATGAGCATGAACAGACCAGATTACGCCGATGTAGGGATGTTTCAAGCCAAGGTTATGGCACAAATTTTTCATGGAGTTCCTCCAGGGGAAATAATCCAGATTTTTCAAAACCCCAGAGACGAGTCAATTGCCCTGAACCTGAAAGTTGCTCAGCGCATTAAATTTAATCCGGCATGGCAAATACTCGCAGCAGCAGAGCCTATGTACAAAGATATTAAAGTGGTCAAGAGTGAGTAA
- a CDS encoding SpoIIE family protein phosphatase, with the protein MFKSFRFQILVVFTLVMLVTAGGVSYFTKRDVSQAIHNVQDRAIQNLFNIIDRNIGDEYNRLIAYKAETIRELKNNLRSQASLSKTLYLASLKNIHIITGQKEADVDKKLIGQIDVQWRYILTDWFASDLRSKEVEWMIIDGVGGDVLLSSKKVVKNGTNINAFLDLNHRSLARKLTTSNLSLSGEFAVFHFQPEDSELVEEHRFLGYFMPIKNGEFIICAFSDLESRFAEEQQKISQMLSVIDDKQVGTSGFLIIFNKEREILGYPHKGDHKGDKAFYLYKENQYLWERNIDRFIERAENRGRQGTSNIVNISSSAGVQFEVTVRYFEGFDWYIAIVLPKDELRAPVNRVLRRQFGLIAGIFLLNLAVCIFLITKLTNPLELLARKIKLITSHDFTGADHSELTDNLPVTDHNEIGKLAETFRFMVNRLAENIQQLLVTTAANERMESELNVAREIQLGSLPTCFTFEPECKEIEIYADLIPAREVGGDLYDFYFLDEEHLCITVGDVAGKGVPAALFMVTAKKLIKNIASSQKAFSPADIMTQLNGMLYQDNPNATFVTLFIGILHVKTGMICYANGGHVPPIFTESDSPPSFHKQLSGPIVGVIPGLVYKDISMQLKPGGSIFLCTDGVTEAMNAEDQLFGDARLLEEFTRMQDTQETSCKETVEGILHEVRAHAGQTLQSDDIAVMMVRWNPQLDEKNEEARDEAVS; encoded by the coding sequence TTGTTTAAGAGCTTTCGCTTTCAGATATTAGTGGTTTTCACTCTGGTTATGCTGGTGACAGCAGGTGGTGTCTCGTACTTTACGAAAAGAGATGTAAGTCAAGCCATTCATAATGTTCAGGACAGGGCTATTCAGAACCTTTTTAATATTATTGATCGTAATATTGGTGATGAATATAATAGGCTGATTGCATATAAGGCTGAAACGATCAGAGAGTTGAAAAATAACCTGAGAAGCCAGGCCAGTCTCAGTAAGACTCTTTACCTCGCCTCATTAAAAAATATTCATATCATTACCGGCCAAAAAGAAGCTGATGTAGATAAAAAATTGATTGGTCAGATAGACGTCCAGTGGCGCTATATTCTGACGGATTGGTTTGCTTCTGACCTTCGAAGTAAGGAAGTGGAGTGGATGATTATTGACGGTGTTGGGGGGGATGTTCTTCTTTCTTCTAAAAAAGTGGTGAAAAATGGGACGAATATTAATGCATTTCTGGATCTGAATCATCGTTCTCTGGCTCGCAAATTGACAACATCGAATCTCAGTCTATCAGGTGAATTCGCCGTGTTCCATTTTCAGCCAGAGGACAGTGAACTGGTCGAGGAACACAGGTTTTTGGGCTATTTTATGCCGATAAAAAATGGTGAATTTATCATCTGTGCCTTCAGTGACCTTGAGTCCCGTTTTGCAGAGGAGCAGCAAAAGATCAGTCAGATGTTATCTGTGATAGATGATAAGCAGGTTGGCACATCAGGGTTTCTCATTATTTTCAACAAAGAGAGGGAAATACTCGGCTATCCGCATAAAGGAGACCATAAGGGAGATAAGGCTTTTTATCTCTATAAAGAAAATCAGTATCTTTGGGAACGCAATATAGATCGATTTATTGAAAGAGCAGAGAATAGGGGCCGTCAAGGCACTTCGAATATTGTGAACATTAGCTCTTCAGCTGGAGTGCAATTCGAAGTGACTGTTCGTTATTTTGAAGGATTTGATTGGTATATTGCCATTGTCCTTCCTAAAGATGAGCTTAGAGCCCCGGTGAATAGGGTTCTTCGTCGCCAGTTTGGCCTTATTGCCGGAATATTTTTGCTCAACTTGGCAGTATGCATCTTTCTTATAACCAAGCTGACCAATCCACTGGAATTGCTGGCGCGGAAAATTAAGTTGATAACCAGTCATGATTTCACCGGAGCTGACCATTCCGAGCTGACAGACAATCTTCCGGTGACAGATCATAATGAAATTGGGAAGCTCGCAGAGACCTTCCGGTTTATGGTCAATCGTCTTGCGGAAAATATTCAACAACTTTTGGTGACAACTGCGGCCAATGAACGGATGGAGAGCGAGCTGAATGTTGCCAGGGAAATTCAATTAGGCAGCCTGCCGACCTGTTTTACCTTTGAGCCGGAATGTAAGGAAATAGAAATTTACGCAGATCTTATTCCGGCACGGGAAGTAGGCGGAGATTTATATGATTTTTATTTTCTTGATGAGGAACATCTCTGTATCACCGTCGGCGATGTCGCTGGTAAAGGGGTGCCTGCGGCCCTGTTCATGGTGACGGCGAAAAAGCTTATTAAGAATATAGCCTCCAGTCAAAAAGCCTTTTCACCGGCTGATATCATGACGCAGCTCAACGGGATGCTTTATCAGGATAACCCAAACGCCACCTTTGTTACCTTGTTTATCGGTATCCTGCATGTAAAAACAGGGATGATTTGTTATGCGAATGGTGGGCATGTACCACCCATTTTTACAGAATCTGATAGCCCGCCTTCCTTTCACAAACAACTCAGTGGACCTATCGTTGGAGTGATTCCTGGTCTGGTCTATAAGGACATCAGCATGCAATTGAAGCCGGGAGGGAGTATTTTTCTCTGCACTGATGGCGTTACCGAGGCCATGAATGCAGAGGATCAGCTCTTTGGTGATGCACGACTACTTGAAGAGTTCACTCGCATGCAGGATACACAGGAGACAAGCTGTAAAGAAACTGTTGAGGGTATCCTCCATGAGGTGAGGGCGCATGCAGGCCAGACTCTCCAGTCTGATGATATAGCTGTGATGATGGTGCGATGGAATCCTCAACTTGACGAAAAGAATGAGGAAGCCCGTGATGAGGCAGTAAGTTGA
- a CDS encoding ATP-binding protein, with amino-acid sequence MSFFGEKVFSASLDVLDEIRAYVSAAAAHTSLEKKKIYKLQLSVDEIATNIISYAYQDREQQTGKIYIDAEFKTDSLSIQVRDQGVPFDPRSKLEKGQETVSLSVEERAIGGLGIYLAITGVDKYEYEYMNGFNVNRFEVYLV; translated from the coding sequence ATGTCGTTTTTTGGAGAGAAAGTATTTTCTGCCTCTTTGGACGTGTTAGATGAGATCCGTGCGTATGTTTCAGCGGCAGCCGCCCATACATCTTTAGAGAAAAAGAAAATTTATAAATTGCAATTATCTGTTGATGAAATCGCCACCAATATTATTTCCTATGCCTATCAAGACAGAGAGCAGCAAACCGGAAAAATATATATTGATGCGGAGTTTAAGACGGATTCCTTGAGTATTCAGGTACGGGATCAAGGAGTGCCTTTTGACCCACGAAGCAAGCTGGAAAAGGGCCAGGAGACTGTCTCGCTTTCTGTTGAAGAAAGGGCTATCGGCGGACTTGGAATCTATCTCGCCATTACCGGGGTGGATAAGTACGAGTATGAGTATATGAACGGCTTTAATGTGAATCGCTTTGAGGTTTACCTTGTTTAA
- a CDS encoding STAS domain-containing protein yields MSLEAMLEMTAGGVAKIQLKGKLDAGTADDFQKRIEEAAGHKAQRIVLLMEGLTFMASAGLRTLIFAKQKMGATVDIYVIGAQTQVIETLEMTGLNHSVVIRDIYDPAEIEKV; encoded by the coding sequence ATGAGTCTGGAAGCAATGTTGGAAATGACAGCAGGTGGCGTCGCTAAGATTCAGTTGAAGGGCAAGCTCGACGCCGGAACAGCGGACGATTTCCAGAAACGCATAGAGGAGGCAGCTGGTCATAAGGCACAGCGTATTGTTTTGCTGATGGAAGGGTTAACCTTTATGGCCAGTGCAGGGCTGCGCACCTTAATTTTTGCCAAACAAAAAATGGGTGCTACTGTTGATATTTATGTGATCGGGGCGCAGACCCAGGTGATAGAGACCCTTGAAATGACAGGCCTGAATCATAGTGTAGTTATACGTGATATCTATGATCCTGCTGAGATAGAAAAAGTGTGA
- a CDS encoding alpha-amylase family glycosyl hydrolase, with the protein MERIDAHPTHLFKGHKIRPGKPYPFGATLVPGGVNFSIFSHHADYCVLLLFEKGAPEPYAVIPFRGMFSKVGTNEPEWADFRIGKVFTMTILDLDHENIEYGYRMDGSSYPRARHGEPGIYRFDPSQILMDPYAKSIGGRDAWGVVPDKSDPYQHRSRIVFDDFDWEGDRPPELPIEDLVIYEAHVRGFTRHASSGIKSSMAGTFTGLREKIPYLKELGINCIELMPIFEFDEFEHSKYDEASGKWVKMNYWGYSTVGFFAPKAGFAATGRVGDGTMVADELKTMIKELHRNDIEVILDVVFNHTAEGNEYGPIISYCGIDNPTYYMLTPEGYYYNFSGTGNTLNCNNPIVRNMVLDALRFWVAEYHIDGFRFDLASILSRDPFGAPMANPPLLEALAFDPVLGKCKLIAEAWDAGGLYQVGSFPAYGRWAEWNGKSRDTYRRFLKGDCGMAGAMSQIIQGSPNLYRGRGATASINFITCHDGFTLYDTVSYNNKHNSANLEDNRDGANDNNSWNCGWEGETEDPAINALRRRQIKNAVSMLMVSQGVPMILQGDEVGCTKYGNNNTYCHDNELNWLDWTLVEKNYDLFRFFKHIIALRHAHPILRNGCHLRNQDWKGTGYADITWHGTQAWHADWNGNVIAFMLNGSYVKEGYDEDDFIYVAMNMHWDALPFDMPMLPPEYQWLLSVNTSMPSPEDIFPPGQERILDNQQSMLVGGRSVAILLGRKK; encoded by the coding sequence ATGGAAAGAATAGATGCACATCCTACCCACCTCTTCAAAGGGCATAAGATACGTCCAGGTAAGCCCTATCCCTTTGGAGCAACTTTGGTGCCCGGCGGAGTTAATTTTTCCATTTTTTCCCATCATGCGGATTATTGTGTTCTGCTGCTCTTTGAAAAAGGCGCTCCTGAGCCCTATGCTGTTATTCCCTTTCGGGGGATGTTCAGCAAGGTAGGAACCAATGAACCGGAATGGGCAGATTTTCGAATTGGCAAGGTTTTCACTATGACCATCCTTGATCTGGATCACGAGAACATAGAATACGGTTACCGGATGGACGGCTCATCCTATCCACGAGCCAGGCACGGCGAACCAGGTATCTATCGTTTTGATCCTTCTCAAATCCTGATGGACCCCTATGCCAAATCCATTGGTGGCCGCGACGCATGGGGCGTCGTGCCAGATAAGAGCGATCCTTATCAGCATCGTTCCAGGATAGTTTTTGATGACTTTGACTGGGAAGGGGATAGACCTCCAGAACTTCCCATAGAAGATCTGGTTATTTATGAGGCTCATGTGCGTGGATTTACCCGTCATGCCTCGTCGGGTATTAAATCAAGTATGGCCGGGACCTTTACCGGGTTACGAGAGAAAATACCCTATCTCAAAGAACTGGGGATTAATTGTATCGAATTGATGCCGATCTTTGAGTTTGATGAATTTGAGCATTCCAAGTACGACGAAGCAAGTGGGAAATGGGTTAAGATGAACTACTGGGGCTATTCCACAGTTGGTTTTTTTGCTCCCAAGGCGGGCTTTGCTGCCACCGGCAGGGTTGGCGACGGTACTATGGTGGCGGATGAATTAAAGACGATGATTAAAGAGCTGCACAGGAACGATATAGAGGTGATTCTTGATGTCGTTTTTAATCATACAGCTGAGGGCAATGAGTATGGGCCGATTATCTCCTATTGCGGCATCGATAATCCGACCTATTATATGCTGACCCCGGAAGGATATTATTATAATTTCAGCGGGACAGGGAACACCCTCAATTGCAATAACCCCATAGTTCGGAACATGGTCCTGGATGCCCTGCGTTTTTGGGTTGCTGAGTATCATATTGATGGCTTCCGTTTTGATCTGGCCTCTATTCTCAGTCGTGACCCCTTTGGCGCGCCTATGGCAAACCCGCCCTTGCTTGAGGCCTTGGCCTTTGATCCGGTGCTGGGTAAATGTAAGCTGATTGCCGAGGCCTGGGATGCTGGCGGGCTCTATCAGGTTGGTTCCTTTCCAGCCTATGGTCGTTGGGCAGAGTGGAATGGCAAGAGCCGTGATACCTATCGCCGTTTTCTCAAAGGAGATTGCGGGATGGCCGGGGCCATGAGCCAGATTATCCAGGGATCACCTAATCTCTATAGAGGGCGTGGTGCTACGGCATCTATTAACTTTATTACCTGTCATGACGGATTCACCCTGTACGACACGGTGAGCTATAATAACAAACATAATAGTGCCAACCTGGAAGATAATCGGGATGGGGCCAATGATAATAACTCTTGGAATTGTGGCTGGGAGGGAGAAACCGAGGATCCGGCAATCAATGCACTCCGCAGACGCCAGATCAAAAACGCGGTTTCCATGCTCATGGTCAGTCAGGGCGTTCCCATGATACTGCAGGGGGATGAGGTTGGCTGCACAAAATATGGCAATAACAACACCTATTGCCATGATAACGAATTGAACTGGCTGGATTGGACGTTGGTGGAAAAGAATTACGATCTTTTTCGCTTTTTCAAACATATTATAGCACTTCGCCATGCACATCCTATTCTGCGTAATGGTTGTCATCTCCGCAATCAGGACTGGAAGGGAACTGGCTACGCCGATATAACCTGGCATGGGACCCAGGCTTGGCATGCAGATTGGAACGGTAATGTTATTGCCTTTATGTTGAATGGCAGCTATGTCAAAGAGGGATATGATGAGGATGATTTTATCTATGTGGCAATGAATATGCATTGGGATGCCCTGCCATTTGATATGCCCATGCTTCCTCCTGAATATCAATGGCTTTTATCAGTCAATACCAGCATGCCCAGCCCGGAAGATATTTTTCCACCAGGACAGGAAAGGATACTTGATAATCAGCAATCGATGTTGGTTGGTGGGCGCTCTGTCGCTATCCTGTTGGGAAGGAAAAAGTAA
- a CDS encoding STAS domain-containing protein has translation MDMDIVSRLVDNISVVEVKGFIDGKTAPAFQEKVLQTIEEAKTLLIDLREVDFLSSAGLRALLVTHRTTQEKSVAVALSGLSEMIRDNMEATGFLTFFRVFDSLESGLEELK, from the coding sequence ATGGACATGGATATCGTAAGCAGATTGGTTGACAATATAAGCGTGGTTGAAGTGAAAGGATTTATTGATGGGAAGACCGCTCCTGCGTTTCAGGAAAAAGTTCTCCAGACGATAGAGGAGGCAAAAACTCTCCTGATTGATCTTCGTGAAGTCGATTTCCTCTCAAGTGCCGGACTCCGGGCTCTGTTGGTTACCCACCGGACGACACAGGAAAAAAGTGTGGCGGTGGCTCTGTCTGGTCTATCCGAAATGATACGGGATAATATGGAGGCTACAGGCTTTTTAACATTTTTTCGGGTGTTTGATAGCCTTGAATCCGGCTTGGAGGAACTAAAATAA
- a CDS encoding precorrin-8X methylmutase, with the protein MGLPEIQKIGPLEIEAESFRIIESELGPTDFTEEEFAVVRRCIHATGDFSFADNMRFHPEAIKAALMALRGGKNILVDVNMAASGISKALLKKFGGKVICRVAEAETVDQAGNGTMTRSEAAVERAINDNIGIVAVGNAPTALLKVMDLIEQGTFTPDLVIGVPVGFVNALESKALLASKSYPYITSLGRKGGTPVAVAAVNALLRLAAAENQ; encoded by the coding sequence ATGGGATTGCCGGAAATACAAAAAATAGGGCCGTTGGAGATTGAGGCTGAGAGCTTTCGTATTATTGAGTCCGAGCTTGGGCCTACGGATTTTACTGAAGAGGAGTTTGCGGTGGTGCGGCGCTGTATCCATGCCACAGGAGATTTTTCTTTTGCTGACAATATGCGTTTTCATCCTGAGGCGATCAAGGCTGCTCTGATGGCACTGCGAGGAGGAAAGAATATTCTCGTTGATGTGAATATGGCAGCCAGTGGTATCTCAAAAGCCTTACTGAAGAAATTTGGCGGTAAAGTTATTTGCCGGGTTGCTGAAGCAGAGACTGTGGATCAAGCTGGTAATGGCACTATGACCCGCTCCGAGGCCGCTGTGGAGCGAGCCATCAACGACAATATCGGCATCGTGGCTGTGGGAAACGCACCAACAGCCTTACTCAAGGTCATGGATCTGATTGAGCAGGGAACCTTCACCCCGGACCTCGTTATCGGTGTGCCTGTGGGCTTTGTGAATGCTCTGGAATCTAAGGCGTTGTTAGCTAGTAAATCATACCCTTATATTACTTCCTTGGGGCGAAAAGGAGGTACACCTGTTGCTGTTGCCGCAGTCAATGCCTTGCTGCGTCTCGCAGCTGCTGAAAATCAATAA
- a CDS encoding response regulator: protein MSGNQDAILVVDDRPANLKVLLSFLQEHDYRVYMVDSGQRALEVLPKIQPDLVLLDVMMPGMNGFEICKKMKEDKDLAAIPVIFMTALDTVGDKMTGFSAGGVDYITKPFHQVEVLARINTHITLRKREKELEAALEEIKTLTGILPICSYCKQIRNDEGYWQQVEEYIAEHSEAMFSHGVCPSCYKKAMSQLKEEEREERLV from the coding sequence ATGTCAGGAAATCAAGATGCAATACTCGTAGTCGATGATCGACCTGCTAACCTTAAAGTTTTGCTCTCTTTTTTGCAGGAGCATGACTATCGGGTATATATGGTGGATAGCGGACAGCGAGCCTTAGAAGTTTTACCGAAGATTCAGCCAGACCTCGTTTTATTGGATGTCATGATGCCCGGTATGAATGGGTTTGAAATATGCAAAAAAATGAAGGAGGATAAGGATCTGGCCGCAATACCAGTCATTTTTATGACAGCCTTGGACACCGTGGGCGATAAGATGACCGGTTTTTCTGCTGGAGGGGTTGATTATATTACAAAACCTTTTCATCAGGTTGAGGTCCTTGCCCGTATAAATACCCATATCACCTTGCGGAAGCGGGAAAAAGAGCTGGAGGCGGCACTTGAGGAGATCAAAACGTTGACCGGTATTTTACCGATTTGCTCCTATTGTAAGCAAATTCGTAATGATGAAGGGTATTGGCAGCAGGTGGAAGAGTATATTGCCGAACACTCTGAGGCTATGTTCAGTCATGGGGTCTGTCCTTCCTGTTACAAGAAGGCAATGAGCCAGCTGAAAGAAGAAGAAAGAGAGGAGAGGTTGGTGTAA